A stretch of Gemmobacter fulvus DNA encodes these proteins:
- a CDS encoding DUF1127 domain-containing protein — translation MAYVSSDRVLHTGFAGVFATAVASVKAAMERRAEFTRTLRELENLTDRDLADLGVHRSQIVDIARQSAGYK, via the coding sequence ATGGCTTACGTTTCTTCCGACCGCGTTCTTCACACCGGCTTTGCAGGCGTCTTCGCCACTGCGGTCGCATCGGTGAAAGCTGCGATGGAGCGTCGGGCCGAATTCACCCGCACTCTGCGTGAACTGGAAAATCTGACCGACCGTGATCTGGCTGATCTGGGCGTGCATCGCTCGCAGATCGTCGACATCGCCCGTCAGTCCGCCGGTTACAAATAA
- a CDS encoding GTP-binding protein, with amino-acid sequence MPDTRLPVTVLSGFLGAGKTTLLNHILNNREGRRVAVIVNDMSEVNIDADLIRDGADLHRTEEKLVEMTNGCICCTLRDDLLTEVRRLADAGRFDYLLIESTGIAEPLPVAATFDFRDAEGNSLSDVARLDTMVTVVDAINLLNDFSSHDFLADRGESLGESDTRTLVNLLTDQIEFANVIVLNKCRDAGPARVATARSIIHALNPDARVIETDQSRVAPDAIFDTALFDFDRAQEHPLWAKELYGFAHHTPETDEYGITSFVYRARRPFDPTRIHAVLNGDLPGVIRAKGHFWLATRPNWVAEFSLAGAVSTVSPLGGWWASVPKERWPTHPDALSEVATKWQEPWGDRRQEIVFIGTGMDEAALRARLDAALLPDSAFTPESWAGLADPFPGWRRAA; translated from the coding sequence ATGCCAGATACCCGCCTGCCTGTCACCGTGCTTTCCGGCTTTCTCGGGGCCGGAAAGACCACGCTGCTCAATCACATCCTGAACAATCGCGAGGGTCGCCGCGTCGCGGTGATCGTCAACGATATGTCAGAGGTGAATATTGACGCCGATCTGATCCGCGATGGCGCGGACCTGCACCGCACCGAAGAAAAGCTGGTCGAAATGACCAATGGCTGCATCTGCTGCACGCTGCGCGACGATCTGCTGACCGAAGTGCGGCGGCTGGCCGATGCGGGTCGGTTTGATTATCTGCTGATCGAAAGCACCGGCATTGCCGAGCCGTTGCCCGTCGCCGCCACCTTCGATTTCCGCGATGCCGAGGGCAACAGCCTGTCCGATGTTGCCCGGCTGGATACGATGGTCACCGTGGTCGATGCGATCAATCTGCTGAACGATTTTTCCAGTCACGACTTTCTGGCAGACCGGGGCGAAAGTCTGGGTGAATCTGACACGCGGACGTTGGTCAACCTGCTGACGGATCAGATCGAATTTGCCAATGTGATCGTGCTGAACAAATGCCGCGATGCCGGGCCAGCCCGCGTGGCCACGGCGCGCAGCATCATCCATGCGCTGAACCCGGATGCGCGGGTGATTGAAACAGATCAGTCGCGGGTGGCCCCGGATGCGATCTTTGACACCGCCCTGTTCGATTTCGACCGGGCGCAGGAACATCCGCTCTGGGCCAAGGAGCTTTATGGTTTCGCGCATCACACCCCCGAAACCGACGAATATGGCATCACCAGCTTTGTCTATCGCGCCCGCCGCCCGTTTGACCCGACGCGCATCCATGCGGTGCTGAACGGCGATCTGCCGGGGGTGATCCGTGCCAAGGGGCATTTCTGGCTGGCGACGCGGCCAAACTGGGTGGCCGAGTTTTCATTGGCCGGGGCGGTATCGACCGTCAGCCCCTTGGGCGGCTGGTGGGCGTCGGTGCCGAAAGAGCGTTGGCCCACCCATCCCGACGCCCTGAGCGAAGTGGCGACGAAATGGCAGGAGCCCTGGGGCGACCGGCGGCAAGAGATCGTGTTCATCGGCACCGGCATGGACGAGGCGGCGCTACGCGCCCGGCTCGATGCCGCCCTGCTCCCCGATTCGGCATTCACCCCAGAAAGCTGGGCCGGGCTGGCCGATCCCTTCCCCGGCTGGCGTCGCGCCGCATGA
- a CDS encoding peroxiredoxin, whose protein sequence is MSVRINDIAPDFTADSTAGQIRFHEWLGDSYAIIFSHPRDFTPVCTTEFGAVAQLIPEFAKRKTKVIGVSVDSVEDHGKWKRDIEAFAGSPADFPIIDDTSLTVAKAYDMLPAEYYLPTEGRAPAHTATVRTVYIVGPDKKVRLTMTYPMSVGRNFAEILRALDAVQATDGVPIATPANWVPGQDVIVALSLNNEQAEAKFGPLDIKLPYLRFAKAPQ, encoded by the coding sequence ATGTCCGTTCGTATCAATGACATCGCGCCTGATTTCACCGCCGACAGCACGGCGGGCCAGATCCGCTTTCACGAGTGGCTGGGCGACAGCTATGCCATCATTTTCAGCCACCCGCGCGATTTCACGCCGGTCTGCACCACGGAATTCGGCGCGGTTGCGCAATTGATCCCGGAATTTGCCAAGCGCAAAACCAAGGTGATCGGCGTTTCGGTCGACTCGGTCGAGGATCACGGCAAATGGAAGCGCGATATCGAAGCCTTCGCCGGCAGCCCGGCGGATTTTCCGATCATTGATGACACCTCGCTGACGGTCGCCAAAGCCTATGACATGCTGCCCGCCGAATATTACCTGCCCACCGAAGGGCGCGCGCCCGCGCATACCGCCACCGTGCGCACTGTCTATATAGTCGGGCCTGACAAGAAGGTCCGGCTGACCATGACCTATCCGATGTCGGTGGGCCGCAACTTCGCCGAGATCCTGCGGGCGCTCGACGCCGTGCAGGCCACCGATGGCGTGCCGATTGCGACGCCTGCCAACTGGGTTCCGGGGCAGGATGTGATCGTGGCGCTGAGCCTGAACAACGAACAGGCCGAGGCCAAGTTCGGCCCGCTGGATATCAAGCTGCCCTATCTGCGCTTTGCAAAAGCCCCGCAGTAA
- a CDS encoding DUF6525 family protein, translated as MSRNLVSPRARWRRGSPMARHDQLPAPLRHWLAHAALPWSLRSILPLWQKALRDTGCETAALARLSAAEAATLRRDAAQVWGTDYPAR; from the coding sequence ATGAGCCGCAATCTTGTCTCGCCCCGCGCCCGCTGGCGCCGGGGCAGCCCGATGGCGCGGCATGATCAACTGCCCGCGCCGTTGCGGCACTGGCTGGCCCATGCTGCCCTGCCCTGGAGCCTGCGGTCCATCCTGCCGCTGTGGCAGAAGGCGCTGCGCGACACGGGCTGCGAAACCGCGGCCCTCGCGCGATTGAGTGCGGCCGAAGCCGCCACCCTGCGCCGGGATGCGGCCCAGGTCTGGGGCACGGATTACCCGGCACGCTGA